From Montipora foliosa isolate CH-2021 chromosome 6, ASM3666993v2, whole genome shotgun sequence, a single genomic window includes:
- the LOC138007501 gene encoding histamine H2 receptor-like, with amino-acid sequence MEINDNSTRTLLNGTILFDNKNSPKQVSEDGWFWILLGVIGVVALVANSGVIFLIATRRRLRTACNSFILSLTLSDLLAGAVAIPGSFICQFSLGCNVGVWFILCNFFICASVGNVCTLVADRFFRVLYPLRYPVLMSSRRVANLILLGWTVPIFLQLIPSLVIRLNPALNQRVFSVVQMFTFAILPCMGLLLAFAKICAITIKHSRHHRVQVEQVYRTSASSVQLNVNLKLKTRKSFSVIVLGVVIFFFVFCWSFTIYRGICDSFALCKVHPPVILASRIFLASNMAVDPVVYAILKQDVRQELVSTILAIAGHKTRIRDIRMSQTRTWLGQSRK; translated from the coding sequence ATGGAAATTAACGACAACAGCACTCGTACACTTTTAAATGGAACTATCTTATTTGATAACAAAAATTCACCAAAGCAAGTCTCCGAAGACGGATGGTTTTGGATCTTATTGGGCGTAATTGGTGTAGTCGCTTTAGTAGCCAACTCCGGTGTTATTTTTCTGATTGCAACTCGTCGACGCCTTCGTACAGCTTGCAACAGCTTCATCTTGTCGTTGACATTGTCTGACTTACTGGCAGGCGCTGTAGCCATTCCAGGTTCTTTCATATGCCAATTTAGTTTAGGTTGCAACGTAGGAGTTTGGTTTATTTTGTGTAATTTCTTTATCTGTGCTTCAGTTGGCAATGTTTGTACCTTGGTTGCCGATCGATTTTTCCGAGTGTTGTATCCTCTGAGATACCCTGTGTTGATGTCTTCCAGAAGAGTTGCAAATCTCATTTTGCTTGGATGGACGGTGCCCATTTTTCTTCAACTTATTCCATCACTTGTCATTCGGCTGAATCCAGCCTTGAACCAACGGGTTTTTAGTGTAGTCCAAATGTTTACGTTTGCCATTTTACCTTGCATGGGTCTGTTACTTGCCTTCGCGAAGATCTGTGCCATTACCATTAAACACTCGCGCCATCACCGTGTTCAGGTAGAGCAAGTTTACAGAACCTCTGCATCATCCGTTCAACTCAACGTAAACCTAAAACTCAAGACCCGGAAGTCATTCTCGGTCATTGTCCTCGGAGTGgtcattttcttctttgttttctgttGGTCTTTTACGATCTACAGAGGAATCTGTGATAGCTTCGCCTTGTGCAAAGTTCACCCACCAGTCATTTTGGCCTCGAGAATTTTCTTGGCAAGCAATATGGCGGTCGATCCTGTTGTATACGCCATATTAAAGCAAGACGTTAGACAAGAACTTGTAAGCACGATACTTGCAATAGCAGGACACAAAACTCGCATACGGGATATCCGTATGAGTCAAACGCGAACATGGTTGGGGCAGTCAAGAAAATAA